A genome region from Nymphalis io chromosome Z, ilAglIoxx1.1, whole genome shotgun sequence includes the following:
- the LOC126780640 gene encoding uncharacterized protein LOC126780640: MTVCMKHKPVKKLIMPTKRNLNQTMYTGTNDFNRMLVAYHHMMEQQRNSEGEVPGTQNFKQLAKEWIEHDGEIASSSTSPYPPRQAFCMATYNNHLIVEEKVKHLVTAFDNIVLQQYNAPKQ, from the exons atgacAGTCTGTATGAAGCACAAACCCGTCAAAAAGCTAATAATGCCTACAAAGCGAAATTTGAACCAAACCATGTATACTGGCACCAACGACTTTAACCGTATGTTGGTGGCCTATCACCACATGATGGAACAACAGAGGAATAGCGAAG GTGAAGTGCCTGGAACTCAGAACTTCAAGCAATTGGCGAAGGAATGGATTGAACATGATGGTGAAATTGCtt CGTCCTCAACATCCCCTTATCCACCGCGGCAAGCATTCTGCATGGCTACTTATAACAATCATCTAATTGTCGAAGAAAAAGTCAAACATCTTGTCACAGCATTCGACAATATT gTGCTGCAGCAATATAACGCGCCGAAGCAGTAG